A genome region from Dickeya dadantii NCPPB 898 includes the following:
- a CDS encoding methyl-accepting chemotaxis protein, translating into MQILKNMKLGAMLGSGFILVILIGFIVAIFGRSQLIHVGNNLDYLSNIRLNNLIAMQEIKDNLNAAARIIRESAIQTDAAHLAQEKHDLEQLIDRNNDLLRQLDEKLKLKKSRELLAQINQARPPYSNAVRKVIELSLSGQQEQARALILGDLLTTQTTLFNAMDTMITEHKNDTIAMSQRFMADASYSGTLLLIVTAISALLGALVAWLITRRVKGQLGGEPTYASHIAQQVAQGDLSIDVMLKTSDHHSLLAAMRTMRDSLSHIVSQVRQSSESIATGSQQIAIGNADLSQRTEEQAASLQQTAASMEQISQTIRQNGDTVREAAQLATTASQTAAKGSEVVSDVIRTMEEITSSSRKIGDIISVIDGIAFQTNILALNAAVEAARAGEQGRGFAVVAGEVRSLAQRSASAAREIKELITESMEKVESGSQRVGHAGVTMEEIVSQAHHVAELIKEIGVTTTEQESGIGQIHQAVSQLDQVTQQNAALVEQSASAADSLNAQAGHLVQLMNVFVLDGHAAQPQCSHGGDWRLALASR; encoded by the coding sequence ATGCAGATACTAAAAAATATGAAGCTCGGCGCGATGCTCGGATCCGGTTTTATACTGGTCATCCTGATCGGTTTTATCGTCGCGATTTTCGGGCGCAGCCAGCTAATTCATGTGGGCAATAATCTGGATTACCTGTCCAATATTCGCCTGAATAACCTGATCGCCATGCAGGAAATTAAAGACAATCTGAATGCGGCCGCCCGCATTATTCGGGAAAGCGCCATACAGACCGACGCCGCTCACCTCGCTCAGGAAAAGCACGATCTCGAACAGCTCATCGACCGTAACAACGACTTACTCAGGCAGTTGGATGAAAAACTGAAGCTGAAAAAATCACGCGAATTACTGGCGCAAATTAATCAGGCGCGCCCGCCTTATTCCAACGCGGTGCGAAAAGTGATTGAACTGAGCCTGTCCGGCCAGCAGGAGCAAGCCCGCGCGCTGATTCTGGGCGACCTGCTGACCACGCAGACCACGCTGTTCAACGCCATGGACACCATGATCACCGAACACAAAAACGACACCATCGCCATGTCTCAGCGTTTCATGGCGGATGCCAGCTATTCCGGCACCCTGCTGTTGATCGTAACCGCTATCAGCGCCCTACTGGGCGCGCTGGTGGCCTGGCTGATCACCCGCCGGGTGAAAGGACAACTGGGCGGCGAGCCGACCTATGCCTCGCATATCGCCCAGCAGGTGGCGCAGGGCGACCTGTCCATTGATGTCATGCTGAAAACCAGCGACCACCACAGCCTGCTGGCCGCCATGCGCACCATGCGCGACAGCCTTAGCCATATCGTCAGTCAGGTACGCCAGAGCAGCGAATCCATCGCCACCGGCTCGCAGCAGATCGCCATCGGCAACGCCGATCTCAGCCAGCGCACCGAAGAGCAGGCTGCCAGCCTGCAACAAACCGCCGCCTCAATGGAACAAATCAGCCAGACCATTCGCCAGAACGGCGATACGGTGCGCGAAGCCGCCCAGCTTGCCACCACCGCCAGCCAGACGGCCGCCAAAGGCAGCGAAGTGGTGAGCGACGTCATCCGCACCATGGAGGAGATCACCAGCAGTTCACGTAAAATCGGCGATATTATCAGCGTTATCGACGGCATTGCTTTCCAGACCAACATTCTGGCGCTGAATGCGGCGGTGGAAGCCGCTCGCGCCGGCGAGCAGGGCCGCGGCTTCGCGGTGGTGGCCGGCGAGGTGCGTTCGCTGGCGCAGCGCTCCGCTTCCGCCGCCCGGGAAATCAAAGAACTGATCACCGAGAGCATGGAAAAGGTGGAAAGCGGTTCGCAACGCGTCGGCCATGCGGGCGTCACGATGGAAGAGATTGTTTCTCAGGCCCATCATGTCGCTGAATTGATTAAGGAAATCGGAGTGACCACCACCGAGCAGGAGTCCGGCATCGGCCAGATCCATCAGGCGGTCAGCCAGCTCGATCAGGTCACCCAGCAGAACGCCGCGCTGGTGGAGCAGTCCGCCAGTGCCGCCGACAGCCTGAACGCTCAGGCCGGTCATCTGGTGCAACTGATGAATGTGTTCGTACTCGACGGTCACGCCGCTCAGCCTCAGTGTTCACACGGCGGCGACTGGCGTCTGGCGTTGGCGTCACGCTAA
- a CDS encoding methyl-accepting chemotaxis protein has product MNLFKKMKLGTLLSISFAAVIIIGFLVASFGRFQLHQLSGNIETLAQNRLVKLVLIHNYKDNINIVANAIRNMVMMTDQAQMAAESKRIRETIDKSTEIINTFSSMTVSPDAKVLLKNLESVRPENIQALKKAEALALENQDEEAKAVILNEFQPAQNKVFDAIDDIINYQKNATADLAHSSEQRADSAGQTMLTLALIAMAIGCLVAWFITRQVRSKLGGEPADAASIAQQIAQGNLITTIPIRDKDNSSVLAAIDQMRGGLINIVEQVSQSSHAIASGANEIAAGTNDLSQRTEEQAASLQQTAASMEQISNAVSHNVETIRMAAELANATSQTASKGNQVVGDVVATMADITQSSHQIVEIISLIDNIAFQTNILALNAGVEAARAGEEGKGFAVVAHEVRSLAQHSASAAREIKSLIIESVKKIETGADRVNLAGSTISELLEQSRQVAQLINEIGITTNEQQQGIAQINTAIAQLDQVTHQNAALVEESACATDNLNHQAAHLVEVISVFVVDDVISRKRLDTADEHSLVPVAGQQLATH; this is encoded by the coding sequence ATGAACTTATTCAAAAAGATGAAATTGGGCACGCTGCTCAGTATTAGTTTCGCCGCCGTCATTATCATTGGCTTTCTGGTCGCCAGTTTCGGTCGTTTTCAATTGCACCAGTTAAGCGGAAATATCGAAACGCTCGCGCAAAACCGATTAGTGAAACTGGTACTTATCCATAACTACAAAGACAATATTAATATCGTCGCCAACGCCATTCGAAATATGGTCATGATGACCGATCAGGCGCAAATGGCAGCGGAAAGTAAACGCATCAGGGAAACCATTGATAAAAGCACAGAGATCATCAATACATTCAGCAGTATGACCGTTTCCCCAGATGCGAAAGTATTATTGAAAAATCTGGAAAGCGTACGGCCTGAAAATATTCAGGCATTGAAAAAGGCTGAAGCGCTGGCATTGGAAAACCAGGATGAAGAGGCAAAAGCGGTTATTCTGAATGAATTCCAGCCGGCGCAAAATAAAGTCTTCGACGCCATTGATGATATTATCAATTATCAGAAAAACGCCACCGCCGACCTGGCGCACAGCTCGGAACAGCGGGCGGATAGCGCCGGGCAAACCATGCTGACGCTGGCGCTCATCGCTATGGCAATAGGCTGTCTGGTGGCCTGGTTTATCACCCGACAGGTGAGAAGCAAGCTGGGCGGCGAACCAGCGGATGCCGCCAGCATCGCCCAGCAAATCGCACAGGGCAACCTGATCACGACCATCCCAATACGGGATAAAGACAACAGCAGCGTGCTGGCCGCCATCGACCAGATGCGCGGCGGGCTGATCAACATCGTCGAGCAGGTCAGTCAGAGCAGCCATGCGATCGCCTCGGGCGCCAATGAAATCGCCGCCGGCACGAATGACCTCAGCCAGCGCACCGAAGAGCAGGCCGCCAGTCTGCAACAAACCGCGGCGTCCATGGAGCAAATCAGCAACGCGGTCAGCCATAACGTCGAAACCATCAGGATGGCGGCTGAGCTGGCCAACGCCACCAGCCAGACGGCATCAAAAGGCAATCAGGTCGTGGGGGACGTGGTCGCTACCATGGCGGACATCACCCAAAGCTCACATCAAATCGTCGAAATTATCAGCCTGATCGACAATATTGCCTTCCAGACCAACATCCTGGCGCTGAACGCCGGGGTCGAGGCGGCTCGGGCGGGCGAAGAAGGCAAAGGCTTTGCGGTCGTCGCTCACGAGGTGCGTTCGCTGGCGCAGCACTCCGCCTCCGCCGCCCGCGAAATAAAATCGCTGATCATCGAAAGCGTGAAGAAGATCGAAACCGGGGCAGATCGGGTCAATCTGGCGGGCAGCACCATCAGCGAACTGCTGGAGCAATCCCGTCAGGTGGCGCAACTGATCAACGAGATAGGCATCACCACCAACGAACAGCAGCAAGGCATAGCGCAGATTAACACCGCCATCGCTCAACTGGATCAGGTTACCCACCAAAATGCGGCGCTGGTTGAAGAATCCGCCTGTGCTACCGACAACCTGAATCATCAGGCGGCGCATCTGGTGGAGGTCATCAGCGTGTTCGTGGTGGACGACGTGATTTCCCGCAAGCGGCTGGACACCGCGGACGAGCACTCGTTAGTACCGGTCGCCGGCCAGCAGTTGGCTACGCATTAG
- a CDS encoding PLP-dependent aminotransferase family protein has translation MSTDGLLAQRMARLKSSAIRELLKHSKMDGVISLAGGIPSDALFDFQGLNEATQLAITEQPKSAFQYGLTEGSPLLRERIAELCALRGVHTQAQDIVVTAGSQQALDLVMRAITNPQDIFVVERPTYLAALQTLELAEAQVMSVSSDENGMVVDELAALLETTRIKGVYLVPNFGNPSGVTLSDARRRQLVALAARHDFLIVEDDPYGELRFTEERHATLYQLAKEAGHADRVVYTSSFSKILAPGLRLGWAILPDWLLHKVAIIKQAADLHASSLSQTIVEYYLGTGRLPAQIDKIRQAYRQKGELLSELMVSELGDVISFNQPKGGMFLWARFRQPFDTTAWLQKTLAQGVVFVPGEFFFADNPDQSTLRLSFATATEEQMHEAVARLRRAL, from the coding sequence ATGTCAACGGATGGGTTACTGGCGCAGCGTATGGCGCGCCTGAAAAGCTCCGCGATTCGTGAATTGCTCAAACACAGCAAAATGGACGGGGTGATTTCGTTGGCGGGCGGCATTCCTTCTGATGCGTTGTTTGATTTCCAGGGACTGAATGAAGCGACCCAACTGGCGATTACCGAACAGCCGAAATCGGCGTTCCAGTATGGCCTGACCGAAGGCAGCCCGCTGCTGCGTGAGCGTATCGCCGAGCTGTGCGCGCTGCGTGGCGTTCACACGCAGGCGCAGGACATCGTGGTCACCGCCGGTTCCCAGCAGGCGCTGGATCTGGTGATGCGCGCTATCACCAACCCGCAGGATATCTTTGTGGTAGAGCGCCCGACCTATCTGGCGGCGTTACAGACGCTGGAACTGGCGGAAGCGCAGGTAATGTCGGTGTCGTCCGACGAAAACGGCATGGTGGTGGACGAACTGGCCGCGCTGCTGGAAACCACGCGCATCAAAGGCGTCTATCTGGTGCCGAACTTCGGCAACCCCAGCGGCGTGACCCTGAGCGACGCGCGTCGCCGTCAACTGGTGGCGCTGGCCGCCCGCCACGATTTCCTGATCGTGGAAGATGACCCGTACGGCGAACTGCGTTTCACCGAAGAACGCCACGCCACCCTTTATCAACTGGCGAAAGAGGCCGGGCACGCCGATCGCGTGGTGTATACCTCGTCGTTCTCCAAAATCCTGGCACCGGGGCTGCGTCTGGGCTGGGCGATTCTGCCCGACTGGCTGCTGCATAAAGTGGCGATCATCAAACAGGCCGCCGATCTGCACGCCAGCTCGCTGTCGCAGACTATCGTCGAATACTATCTGGGTACCGGGCGCTTGCCGGCGCAGATTGACAAGATCCGTCAGGCTTATCGCCAGAAAGGCGAACTGCTGTCCGAACTGATGGTCAGTGAGCTGGGCGATGTGATCAGCTTCAATCAGCCGAAAGGCGGCATGTTCCTGTGGGCGCGTTTCCGTCAGCCGTTCGATACCACCGCCTGGCTGCAAAAAACGCTGGCGCAGGGCGTGGTGTTCGTGCCCGGCGAGTTCTTCTTTGCCGATAATCCGGACCAGTCAACGCTGCGCCTGTCGTTCGCCACCGCGACCGAAGAGCAGATGCACGAGGCGGTTGCCCGCCTGCGTCGCGCGCTGTAA